The nucleotide window TCGGGCCCTGACCTTTGCCGCCTGGCGCGTCAAGCGCACTGGCGGCACGGTGGTGTTGATGACGGTGATTCCCCAGCCCGAATTCATCGGATTGGGTGTGGAGGATGTTCTGCGGGCCGAAGCGGTCGAGGAAGCTGAGCGCAATCTTGACCGCCGCATGGCCCGTATCAAGGAAATCGGCGAGGTCCGCGCCGAATCGGTGATCTGCGAAGGCAACGGCCCCGAGCAGATCGAGCGGGTCATCGACAAGGATCACGATATCGCCATTCTGGTGCTGGCCGCCTCCAAGTCCCCTGATGGCCCTGGGCCGCTGGTAACTCATTTCGCCGCCCGCGCCAATGTGCTGCCCATTCCCCTGACCATCGTGCCCGGCCGCATGAGCGACGAAGAAGTCATCGCTATCTGCTGAGCGTCCCGCAGGGAAAATCTCCCCAGTGGGGAGATTTTAGCGAAGCAGGCCCGGAGAGCTATGCTCGCAGGGCGACGCCGTTTAGGCTAGCAGAACCACGAGAGCTAAGCCCGAATGGCTGGAGGCAGGCCACAAGGGCTGTGCTCGAATGACAGGACCGCGGGGTAGTCGTGGGCCCCACGTCCTGGCGCAGACCTCCATTGCGCATTCGGTCTTGCATCCTGAGCGCAAAAGTCTATTTTAGAAGCATTCTAATCGCAAAGGCGCGCGGGAAAATCCCATGTTCATCCAGACCGAAGCCACGCCCAATCCGGCGACCCTGAAATTCCTGCCGGGACGCGAAGTGCTCAGCGGCGAACCGCGTGATTTTCGGTCGACCGATGCGGCAGCGGCTTCTCCGCTGGCCATGGGACTATTTGCGATTTCCGGCGTCGAGGGCGTGTTTCTGGGCTCCGATTTTATCTCGGTGACCAAGGACGAGACCAATTGGGCTCATATCAAGCCCGCCATTCTCGGCGTCATCATGGATCATTTCCTCTCCGGCAAGCCGGTCATCGCCGAGGGCGGTGCCACACCGGTCGATTTCGATGAGGTCGAGGAGTTCTTCGAAGAAGACGACAAGGAGATGGTGGAAGTCATCAAGGAACTTTTGGCCACCCGGGTGCGACCGGCCGTGGCCATGGATGGCGGCGACATCATCTTTAAGGGTTTCAAGGAAGGCACGGTCTTCCTCCATATGCAGGGCGCCTGCTCGGGCTGCCCCTCGTCGACGGCGACCCTCAAGAACGGCATCGAGAACCTGCTCCGCCACTTCGTGCCGGGCGTTGAAGCGGTCCAGCAGGTTTGAGAGCCCGGCCAAGGGCAAAATCGCTCCGGTGGAGCGATTTTAGAGCTCAAAGCCACGAAAGCTATGCTTGAGTGGCCGCAGCTCAAGGGCCGCAAAAAGGTTAAGCAGCAAGCCGGAAGCCCGATCAGCAATGATCGGGCTTCTGTCTTTTTGGGTGGGGGCGTGGCTGCCAGTTGCCCCGGGTCCCCAAACCCGCTAATTCCGCCCCAGCAAGCCCCGGAAAGCCATGGCCATCACCGTCATCATCGAAGCGCTCGGCCATAAGGGTGAAGGCCTTGCCCTTGTCGACGGGCAGCGCGTCTTTGTGCCCTTTGCCCTGCCCGGCGAAGAGGTGGCAATCACCCTTGAGGGCAATCGCGGCGCGGTGGTCGAGCGGCTGAGCCGCGCGCCCGCCCGCATTGAACCCTTCTGTCCGCATTTTGGAACCTGCGGCGGCTGCCAGCTCCAGCACATGGACAGCCAAAGCTATGCCGCTTTCAAGACCGAATTGGTGGAAGCGCCACTGCGCCAGGCCGGCATTGAGGTTCGGGTCGAGCGCTTCATCACCGCCCATGGCACCGGCCGCCGCCGCGCGACGCTGCACGCCCGCAGGGATAAGGCCGGCTATATGCAATTGCGCAGCCACGATCTGCTCGATCTCGATAGCTGCCCCATCCTGGTGCCGGCGCTTGGCCGCGCCCCTGACATTACCCGCGCTCTGGGCGCTGCCATCGGCGAATGCGACATCAGCTTTACCGCCACCAATGCCGGCATCGATGTCGGCATTCACAAGGCGGGAAAAGGCGTGAGGGCCGAAAAGCTGGTCCCATTGGCCAACGAGCTGGGTCTCGCGCGCCTGGCGCTGGATCGCGAAATGATCCTTTTGCGCCAGCAACCCAGTGTCACCATGGGGCGCTCGGAGGTTGACCTGCCCATTGGCAGCTTTCTCCAGGCCACCGCCGAGGCCGAACAGGCGCTGGCCGATTATGTGCTCAAGGCGGTCGGCAAGCCGAAATCGGTTGCTGATCTCTTCTGTGGTATCGGGCCTTTCGCTCTCCGCCTGGCAGAGATCGCCCCTGTCTATGCCGCCGATAGCGACCGGGCCGGTATTGCAGCTCTCGACAAGGCGGCGCGCCATACCCGGGGCCTCAAGACCGTCACTGCCAAGGCCCGTGACCTGTTCCGCGATCCCCTGACTCGCTTTGAACTCAATTTCGACACTTTAGTGTTGGATCCACCCCGGGCCGGCGCTGATGCGCAGGTCAAGGAGATTGCCCTCTCCAAAACGCGCCACGTGGTCATGGTGGCCTGCGACCCGAAAAGCTTCGCGCGCGACGCGGCCCGGCTTGTTCAGGCCGGGTTCAGCTTGAGTGACCTAATAGCCGTGGATCAGTTCGCCTGGTCCAGCCACATCGAGCTGGCAGCGACATTCCGCCGGTGACCCTGCGCGCAACATTTTGCGTGGTTCCGGCGTTAGCCCATGAGGGCTTTGAAATTGACAACTTTCGCGTCAGGCCGCCTCCCCGGTTCGGCGCGACCAATTTTGGAGCATTACGACGATGCTGAAAATCTTTGCCGCTGCCGCGACCATTGCGGCAATTCTCGCCGTTCCCGTCCTTGCACAGTCCAGCGCCAATCCTGGCGGTGTCTGGCAGGACCGCTGGGGCACCACTTTTACCTTCCGGCTTTGCGGTGATGGCACCCAGCTTTGCGGCACGCTCAACGACATCCAGGGCGATAGCCGCACCCAGGAAAACCTTGCCTTTGTGAACCAGCAGGTGGTCAAGGCCAAGCAGACCGCGCCCGGCAAATGGGAGGGCCAGATTGCCCTCAATGGCGGAAACGCCAAGGCCATTGTGCAGATGACCGGCCCGGACACCATCAAGCTGACCGGCTGCCAGCTCCTGTGCTCGAGCATTGAATATCAGCGCGTGTCCTAACAGACAGGCGTTCACGAAAAAGCCCCGGACTGCGGCCCGGGGCTTTTCTTTTGGCGTCAATATCTTTTGGGCCGGTCTCAGCACACGGTGGCGACGCGCTCCTTGATCACTTCGAGCACCTCGTCGCCGGGGCGCTTCCACCAATTATCCTGGCTGAAGATCTCGACTTCCTGAGGGCCATGGAAACCGGCTTCCTCGATCATCCTGCGGATGGCCTTGAGATCGATCACCCCGTCGCCCATCATGCCGCGATCGAGCAACATGTCCTTTGTGGGCACCAGCCAATCGCAGATATGGTGGGCGAAGATGCGCTTCATCCGTCCGGCGCGGGCAATCGCATGGCTGAGGTTCGGGTCCCACCAGATGTGATAGACATCCAGCGCAACGCCCACCGTCTCGCCCAGCTTCTCGCAGATATCGAGCGCCTGATCGACCGTGTTCACACACGCCCGGTCCGCCGCATACATCGGGTGCAGCGGCTCGATGGCTATTTTGACGCCCGAGGCATTGGCATGGGGCAGCATGGCCGCAATGCCGTCCGTCACCTGCTCGCGGGCACCGGGCAGGTCTTTTGACGAGCCCGGCAGGCCACCCACGACCAGCACCAGGCAATCGGCATTGAGCGCCGCCGCCTGGTCGATCGCCTTGAGATTGTCGTCAATGCGCTTCTGCCGGTCGGCCGCATCGATGCCGGGAAACATGCCGCCCCGGCACACCCCAGTGACGCGGAGCTTGTTCTCACGGACAATGCGGGCGGCCTCATCGAGCCCGATGGCTTCGATCTGGTCGCGCCAGGGGGAGATGGCGGTGATGCCATGGCGAAGACACCCGTCAACGGCCTCGGCAAAGCCCCATTGCGGTCGGGTCGTGGCCAGGTTTAGCGAGATGACGGTATCGGCGCTCATGCGGAAACTCCATGGACGGCGAGCACCGCCTTCATGCGCTGGGTGGCGAGGTCGGGATCGGCCAGCACGCGGGCCTTGTCGGCCAGGCGGAACAACTCGCTGAGATGCTGCAGCGAACGGGTCGACTGCTGCCCGCCGATCATGGCGAAATGATCCTGCAGCCCATTGAGATAGGCAAGGAACACCACGCCGGTCTTATAAAAGCGGGTCGGAGCCGCAAAGATGTGGCGGCTCAAGGGCACGGTGGGCTCGAGAATATCGAAGAATTCATTGGTATTGCCGCGCCCGAGCGCCGCGAGGCTTGCCGAAGCGGCCGGCGCGATGGCGTCGAAAATCCCCAGAAGCGCATGCGAATAGCCCTGCTCGTCGCCCGCAATCAGCTCGGCATAGTTGAAGTCGTCGCCAGTATACATCTTGACCGAGGCCGGCAGGCGGCGGCGCATGGCGATTTCCTTCTCGGCCGAGAGCAGGGAAATCTTGATGCCATCGACCTTTTCGGCATTGGCAGCAATGACGTCGAGGCAGACGTCCATGGCCTTGTCGTGGTCGATGTCGCCCCAATAACCCTGCAAGGCCGGGTCGAACATTTCGCCCAGCCAATGCATGATCACCGGCTGTTTCACCTGGGAGAGGACATGACCATAGACCCGGGCATAATCGTCCGGCGACTTGGCGGCGGCGGCAAGGGCACGGCTGGCCATGAGAATGACGCGGCCGCCCTGGGCTTCGACAAATCCAACCTGCTCGTCATAGGCCTTGATGATATCGTCAATGGTGACATCGGGGCCTGGCGCCAAATGGTCGGTGCCGGCGCCATAGGCGATCAGGCTGTCATCACGCGTTCTTGCTTCAACCTGCGAGCGCCGGATCAACTCCTGGGCTTCGGTCCAGGTCAGGCCCATGCCGCGCTGGGCCGTATCCATGGCTTCCGCAACACCCAGGCCCAGATCCCACATGCGGTGACGGAATTTCAGCGTCGTGTCCCAATCGATCGCCGGGGTCAGCCAGGGATCGTTACCGGCCAGCGGGTCGGCCACGACATGCGCCGCCGAATAGGCAATGCGCGGAAAATCGGTGGCCTTGAATTTGACGAATGGAATGGGGTCGCCAGTCAGCGTGTAAGTGCTGATGGAACGGTCGGCATTGGGCAGGTTGATGGTCGGCATGGTGGCCTCCAAGAAGGCCCCCTCACCCGGTGCTACGCACCGACCTCTCCCCCAAGGGAGAGGTGAAGAGGGCACAGTGACGGGTCTGGCGACACCTCTCCCCTTTGGGGGAGAGGTCGGCCCCGTTGGGGGCCGGGTGAGGGGGCCTTGCGGCCCACCATCAAAATTCGAGCTTGGGCACATCCAGCCAGCGGCGTTCTTCCCAGCTTTTCAAACCAAGCTCAGCCAATTGCACGCCCTTGGCGCCGGCTTCCAGCCCATAGGGCCAGGGGGCGTCCTCGGCGACATGGCGCAGGAACATTTCCCACTGCGCCTTGAAGCCATTATCTGCCGGCCAATTGTCCGGAACCTCTTCCCAGTCGTTGAAGAAGTTCATGGTCTGCGGCTGATCGGGGTTCCACACCGGCTTGGGCGTATTGACGCGATGCTGGGTCCAGCATTTGTGGAGCCCCGCTACGGCCGAGCCATGGGTGCCATCGACATGGAAGGTGACCAGGTCATCGCGGCGCACGCGGGTGGTCCAGCTCGAATTGATCTGGGCGATCACCCCGCCTTCAAGCTCGAAGGTGGCATAGGCCGCGTCATCCGTGTCGCATTTGAAGGTCTTACCCTGCTCGTCCACGCGTTGGGGAATATGGGTGGCACCCAGGCAGGAGACCGCCTTTACTTCGCCGAAGAGATTGTCGAGCACATAGCGCCAGTGGCAGAGCATATCGAGAATAATGCCGCCGCCATCATTCTTGCGATAGTTCCAGCTCGGGCGCTGTGCCTTCTGCCAGTCGCCCTCAAAGACCCAATAGCCGAACTCGCCGCGCACCGAGAGGATGTCGCCGAAAAAGCCGCCATCGCGCAGCATCTTGATTTTCATCAGGCCCGGCAGAAACAGCTTGTCCTGCACCACGCCATGTTTGAGGCCCGAGGCACGGGCAGTCTTGGCAAGATTGACAGCCACCTCGAGATCATCCGAGGTCGGCTTTTCGCAATAGACATGCTTGCCAGCGGCCAAGGCCTTTTCGAGCAGGCCCGCGCGCATCAGCGTGGTGCCGGCATCAAAGAAAATGCTGTCGTCGGGATTGGCCAGCGCCTTGTCGAGATCGTCGCTCCAGCGCGCAATATTATGCTTTTTGGCCAGGGCTTCCATCTTGTCGGCATTGCGCCCGACAATGATCGGGTCCACCACGAGGCGGTCGCCATTTTTTAGCATAATGCCGCCCTGGTCGCGGATCGCCAGGATCGAGCGCACCAGGTGCTGGTTGTAACCCATGCGTCCGGTGACGCCATGCATGATGATGCCAAGCCGTTGCTCTGCCATTCGAAAACCTCCCAAGCCATCGCTTTCGGTGTAACTGATTAGTTACTTACCTATATGACCTGCCTGGATGCCGTCAAGCGGTGCCCCCGCAAACTTTCGTTCATCAACGGGGTCCAGGCCCCGGCTAGAGCCCGAGCACCATTTTGAGGCCGATCAGCCCGAGGAAAATCAGGATCATTCGGTCAAAGGCTTTGCGGCTCAACCTGCCGGCAATGGCCTGGCCGAGCGGCATGAAGGCCAGGATGGGAATGAGCGCCAGGACGCCTTCGAGCAGCCATTGGCCCTGCATGACCCCGGCCACGGCCAGGGCCGGCAATTGCACACTGGCATAGAGCAGGAACATCGCCGAGACCGCGAAAACATGGGCATCACGGTCCATCGCCATGGCATGGATGAAGGTGACCCCGATAGGCGCCGATATGCCTGTGGCGCCCTGCAACACACCGCCGCCCATGCCAAAGAGCGGCCCGATACGCCGGGCCAGCGCGGGTTTGACCACGAAATGCGGTGCCGCCAGCTTGAGCGCTACATAGCACAGCAGAATAATACCCAGCGTGAGCACCAGCGCCCGTTCGGGTAGGCTGGTCAAAGCCCAGGTGCCCAGCGCGATGCCGATGGCCCCGCCCGCCAGAAACAGAGGTAGGAACGCCATGCGCCCGTCCCGGGCGGCGGCGCGAAAGCGCCAGACCTGCCAGGCATTGGTAAAGATCAGCGGCACGCACATCAGTCCCACGGCATGCTGCAGCCCGAAAAACGTGGTCAGCACCGGCAGGGCGACCAGAGGCAGGCCCATGCCCGTGGCGCCCTTGACCACGGCGCCGGCGCCCAGCGCCACGGCCATGATCGCCAGCCGTGCAAAATCCAATTCCATCATAAGTCCCGAATATTGGCGAACGAGCCGGTTCGAAAACCCGGTCAGAATATGTTGATACCACCCGAAAGCTTTGAGGCAACGCAATTTATCACGTCGCCGCCAACGGCCCAATGCTCACCAATTGGTTACATGTGTCTTGACTCGACCTCCTCTCGGTCGCAAGTTCGCAATGCGAGAACCGGAAAACGGGTCCGGACATATTGGGAGGATAAGACGATGAAGCAGACCATGCGGATCGTTCTGGCGTCGGGCTGCGCCCTGGTGGCGCTGGGCACGGCCACAGCTTTTGCGCAGGACTGGCAGCCGGATCGGCCGATCAACCTGATCGTGCCCTGGGGTGCCGGCGGCTCGACCGACCAGGTCACTCGCGTCACCGCGCCCATAATCGCCGAGGCGCTGGGCGTCGAGGTGGTGGTGGTCAACCAGCCGGGCGCCTCGGGCGCCATCGGTACCCAGGAAGTGCTCAACGCCCCGCGCGACGGCTATACCTGGACCGCTAACGCCATTGCCAATAATGCCACCTATTCGGTGACCGGCCTGCTCGAAGGCACCAATATCGACGATTGGCACATCTATCTTTCGGTCGCCAATGTGCCGGTGGTCTCGGTGCCGGCCGACAGCCAGTTCGAGGATTTCGGGCAATTGCTCGAGGCCTTCCAATCCGATGCCGGGCGCGGCATTTCCGTGGCGACGGCCGGCGTGACCTCCTCGGGCGGCACGGCCATTGCGGCCCTGTCCGACGCGGCCGACGGCTTTGATTACAATATGATCACCTATGATGGCGGCGGGCCTGCGGCCATCGCCACGGCCTCGGGCGAGGCCATGGTCACCACCCAATTGGCGGTGGAACAGACCGAGTTGATCCGTGGCGGCCGTCTCAAGCCACTGGCCGTGCTCTCGGACAAGCCGTTGGAACTCGATGGCGTCGATCCGATCCCGCCGATCACCAATTGGCTGCCGGATATGCCGCTGGCGCCGGATTATTTCGGCATCTTCATTCCTGCCGGCGTGCCCGATGAGGTGATCGCCACCATGGACAAGATCTGGGCCGAAAAGGTGATGAACTCGGAAGAGGTGAAAACCTATGCCGAAACCTTCGGCGCCGTCTTTGCCCCCTCCTATGGCGAAGAGGCCAGGGCCCTGGCCATGCCGGTGGTGATCCTGGAAGCCTGTTCCTCGGTGGAGCGTGGCGAGGCCGTCAATGACCCATCCACGATCGGCATCGATTGCGAAACCCGCACCGAAGTGGGGATGTAAAAATCAAACGGTTGGGGTGGCCCGAAAGGTGTCACCCCACCCTCGGTCCCTCCCCATCAAGGGGAGGGATGCCAAGGACCGCGGCGCAAGTGCCCATCGTCTCCCCTCCTTGTGAGGCGGGATCAAGGGTGGGGGTTCAATGCGTCGGCGCCAACCTATTCCTTGATTAGTCCGGTAATGCCACATGACCACCGACGCCCCCACGCAGACCGATGACGCCACGACACCCGGAATGATCAAGGCCGATCTGCTGGCCGGCCTTGTCTTCATCCTCTTGGGTCTGGCCATCTTCTATGGCGCCTGGACCATGGACAGGCTCGAAGTGCGGCGCATTCATCCCTTTACCGTGCCGGGCCTGGTGCCGGGCATGCTGGCCATTGCGCTGACCCTTTGCGGCACCATCCTGTCCTTCCGC belongs to Devosia sp. XK-2 and includes:
- a CDS encoding sulfite exporter TauE/SafE family protein, coding for MELDFARLAIMAVALGAGAVVKGATGMGLPLVALPVLTTFFGLQHAVGLMCVPLIFTNAWQVWRFRAAARDGRMAFLPLFLAGGAIGIALGTWALTSLPERALVLTLGIILLCYVALKLAAPHFVVKPALARRIGPLFGMGGGVLQGATGISAPIGVTFIHAMAMDRDAHVFAVSAMFLLYASVQLPALAVAGVMQGQWLLEGVLALIPILAFMPLGQAIAGRLSRKAFDRMILIFLGLIGLKMVLGL
- a CDS encoding Gfo/Idh/MocA family oxidoreductase, encoding MAEQRLGIIMHGVTGRMGYNQHLVRSILAIRDQGGIMLKNGDRLVVDPIIVGRNADKMEALAKKHNIARWSDDLDKALANPDDSIFFDAGTTLMRAGLLEKALAAGKHVYCEKPTSDDLEVAVNLAKTARASGLKHGVVQDKLFLPGLMKIKMLRDGGFFGDILSVRGEFGYWVFEGDWQKAQRPSWNYRKNDGGGIILDMLCHWRYVLDNLFGEVKAVSCLGATHIPQRVDEQGKTFKCDTDDAAYATFELEGGVIAQINSSWTTRVRRDDLVTFHVDGTHGSAVAGLHKCWTQHRVNTPKPVWNPDQPQTMNFFNDWEEVPDNWPADNGFKAQWEMFLRHVAEDAPWPYGLEAGAKGVQLAELGLKSWEERRWLDVPKLEF
- a CDS encoding sugar phosphate isomerase/epimerase family protein, with product MSADTVISLNLATTRPQWGFAEAVDGCLRHGITAISPWRDQIEAIGLDEAARIVRENKLRVTGVCRGGMFPGIDAADRQKRIDDNLKAIDQAAALNADCLVLVVGGLPGSSKDLPGAREQVTDGIAAMLPHANASGVKIAIEPLHPMYAADRACVNTVDQALDICEKLGETVGVALDVYHIWWDPNLSHAIARAGRMKRIFAHHICDWLVPTKDMLLDRGMMGDGVIDLKAIRRMIEEAGFHGPQEVEIFSQDNWWKRPGDEVLEVIKERVATVC
- a CDS encoding dihydrodipicolinate synthase family protein, whose product is MPTINLPNADRSISTYTLTGDPIPFVKFKATDFPRIAYSAAHVVADPLAGNDPWLTPAIDWDTTLKFRHRMWDLGLGVAEAMDTAQRGMGLTWTEAQELIRRSQVEARTRDDSLIAYGAGTDHLAPGPDVTIDDIIKAYDEQVGFVEAQGGRVILMASRALAAAAKSPDDYARVYGHVLSQVKQPVIMHWLGEMFDPALQGYWGDIDHDKAMDVCLDVIAANAEKVDGIKISLLSAEKEIAMRRRLPASVKMYTGDDFNYAELIAGDEQGYSHALLGIFDAIAPAASASLAALGRGNTNEFFDILEPTVPLSRHIFAAPTRFYKTGVVFLAYLNGLQDHFAMIGGQQSTRSLQHLSELFRLADKARVLADPDLATQRMKAVLAVHGVSA
- a CDS encoding universal stress protein; translated protein: MVSQVEYKRKFLVVIDETEECDRALTFAAWRVKRTGGTVVLMTVIPQPEFIGLGVEDVLRAEAVEEAERNLDRRMARIKEIGEVRAESVICEGNGPEQIERVIDKDHDIAILVLAASKSPDGPGPLVTHFAARANVLPIPLTIVPGRMSDEEVIAIC
- a CDS encoding TRAM domain-containing protein, with the protein product MAITVIIEALGHKGEGLALVDGQRVFVPFALPGEEVAITLEGNRGAVVERLSRAPARIEPFCPHFGTCGGCQLQHMDSQSYAAFKTELVEAPLRQAGIEVRVERFITAHGTGRRRATLHARRDKAGYMQLRSHDLLDLDSCPILVPALGRAPDITRALGAAIGECDISFTATNAGIDVGIHKAGKGVRAEKLVPLANELGLARLALDREMILLRQQPSVTMGRSEVDLPIGSFLQATAEAEQALADYVLKAVGKPKSVADLFCGIGPFALRLAEIAPVYAADSDRAGIAALDKAARHTRGLKTVTAKARDLFRDPLTRFELNFDTLVLDPPRAGADAQVKEIALSKTRHVVMVACDPKSFARDAARLVQAGFSLSDLIAVDQFAWSSHIELAATFRR
- a CDS encoding NifU family protein, which codes for MFIQTEATPNPATLKFLPGREVLSGEPRDFRSTDAAAASPLAMGLFAISGVEGVFLGSDFISVTKDETNWAHIKPAILGVIMDHFLSGKPVIAEGGATPVDFDEVEEFFEEDDKEMVEVIKELLATRVRPAVAMDGGDIIFKGFKEGTVFLHMQGACSGCPSSTATLKNGIENLLRHFVPGVEAVQQV
- a CDS encoding tripartite tricarboxylate transporter substrate binding protein, which codes for MKQTMRIVLASGCALVALGTATAFAQDWQPDRPINLIVPWGAGGSTDQVTRVTAPIIAEALGVEVVVVNQPGASGAIGTQEVLNAPRDGYTWTANAIANNATYSVTGLLEGTNIDDWHIYLSVANVPVVSVPADSQFEDFGQLLEAFQSDAGRGISVATAGVTSSGGTAIAALSDAADGFDYNMITYDGGGPAAIATASGEAMVTTQLAVEQTELIRGGRLKPLAVLSDKPLELDGVDPIPPITNWLPDMPLAPDYFGIFIPAGVPDEVIATMDKIWAEKVMNSEEVKTYAETFGAVFAPSYGEEARALAMPVVILEACSSVERGEAVNDPSTIGIDCETRTEVGM